The window ATGGTGCCATTGGTTATTATCTCAtttataacatggcatataATTTTTAGGTTGTAAGAAAGGATGCGGAAACTGGAAGGTCATGCATAGATGCTTTGTTTCTCTCCATTCCCATGATTAAAAAATCTGAGACGATCCATTTGTTGCAGGGTAGTAGGTTGGGGATCACTACAGTTATATCAACTGATTCAATCCGTCATATGATGAGAAGTTTTGTAGATGAAAAGCAAAACCCTCTACTCTGGGCGTCAACCTACCATGCAGGGGAGTTCTTGGATCCTGTGGCTGTTGCAGAAGCAAAGGCCAGAAGGAAAGCAAAAAAACTGGCTGGCATTACGCACTCAGTTCCCAAGGATGAACTAGCTAATGGTTCTACTACTGAGATATCTGATACTAGATCCTCAAAGGTGGGTTCTAGCCCAACTGAATTAATCAGTCCAAAGCAGATGGCTGTTGAAGGATTTAAGGCTCAAAGTGAGATGGTAATTGACAGTCTTGATCGGCTGATCACTGGATGGGAAGAGCGAAAAGAATCAGTAGTTGTTGAGGGTGTTCACTTGAGCCTTAATTTTGTGGTATGAAAGTTAGTTTATTGTTCTTTGTTTCTGTAATCAGCTTTctacctttctttttttattcaaaattttatctcTATCTATTGTTTCATAAATAAACAGATGATTTTGATCCTGATCTGCAGATGGGGCTTATGAAGAAACATCCTTCTATCATACCATTCATGATATACATAACAAATGAGGACAAACACTTGGAACGATTTGCTGTACGTGCTAAATATATGACACTGGACCCAGCAAAAAACAAGTATGTGAAGTATATCCGAAACATCAGAACAATCCAAGAATATCTCTGCAAGCGAGCTGACAAGCATTTTGTCCCCAAAATAAACAATACCAATGTTGATAGGAGTGTAGCAGCCATCCATGCTACTGTTTTCAGTTGCCTTCGGAGGTGTGAGGCTGGGGAACAGCTTTATGATCCTACCACAAACACTGTTACTGTGATTGACGAGGAGTACAGGAACCAGTGTGCTGCAAATTCATTGAGCTCCAAGGGAATGTTTCAACTGATTCAGAGGAAAGGTTCCTCTAGGGATCTCATGGCTCTTGTTAATACTGATGGATCTGTCGCAAAGGCTTGGCCTGTGGATTCAGTCGATAGTAATGGGAAGCCCATTTTGGGCCATGGGACTCAGATTGGCAAGGCTGAACTGGTTAATCTTCAGTTTGGTCTCTATGGAATCAGTGCCTGGCCCAGTGATGGTGGCACTAGTCGTGCTGGAAGTGTTGATGAGTCAAGGGCCGATGGGACTGATACTGGTAGTAGATATTTATCTTCTTGCTGCAGCTCACCAAGGATGTCAGATGGACCTTCCAAGGAGGTATTCTTggacatcaatttttttgtcattttcagaAAACCTTTCGTTTCTATAGGTAATCATTTTCAGAAAATCTAATTAAAGTACTGTTTCCTTTCTTAAGTAGTAAAACCCTAGTTATACAAAATCATTGTGAATTGATATACCGAGCTTGTAGTTGAGCCATTTTGGAGTTTTGTGATATAGGTCAACCGTATAGGCAATAAGATAGCTATTCTGCAGTTATTGATTTAGATGCACCACCATCCAAAaggatttttaattgttttattttcctttagcTAAAGGAGGAGCTGTCAGTGCATGGCAGTGATGAAGAGGTTGACGATCCGGCGGAGGCAGGTAGTGATGATGATCTAAGTGATGTTGATCACGAAGATGTCCTTGAAGAGGTATGAATTTAATGTCTATGTTAAATGTAAATCACCAGTTTACCATGAAagttaaaaagagaaaattggGATCATCTTAAGAACTAATGCAAGGCAGAAATTACATCTGGCATGTCAGTGGGATTTATGCCACTTATGTAACAGAGTCCTACTTAGGAtgtttgaataattttagacgTTGGTCACAAATGAATGATTATGTGACCTGGCTTAGGAGCTGTGGTGACACAGTTGCGAAAAGCTTTACAACACTTACAATATTTGCTGAAGGAAGCAAAACAATTGTGGAACTTTCTTTGCAATTCAGTGCCCTAGCTATGGCTGACAGTCGGGAAAGCGTTTAGATTTATGCTTGGAATACTGGATGAGACAAAATAATGTGTATGATTCATTTTAtacatttgatataatattctCTCTCTGATACAGATTGGTTCGGTCGACGAGGAGTCTACAAAATCGGATGAAGAGTATGAGGATCTGGCAATGCAGGACATGCAGGAGAATGGCTACTGGTCAGATAATGATAAGGAGGCCAAAGATAAGCTTGCGCCTGTTTCCAAGGACCAAAACCTGGAGCTCTATCATAGAACCAAAAGTGAGCCTTTGTCGGAGCTATGCTCTTACCCATTGCTTGTGGAGAAAAATGAGAGGATAATGCCTTCTGGCAATCTCAAAATGAGAACACGATCCCTTAGCATTCCAGCCCTCAAAAAGCATGGGTCGTTTGTGGGAGGCCCTATTCTTTCTGGGGCTCCTCAAgggtaaaatcataaatatattatttcagTTTTTAGAACTGTTTTTTCGAGTCtgtcccccctccccccacccaAGTGAACCTAAGCAATTCACCTGATCTCCCTCACAGATGTTTGTGTATAGGGGCTGGTACAAGGTTAGGATGAATGACTCAAGAATGCTCTTTAATGTGCATGTTCTGTTGTTTAGAATGCTAATGTTCCGCAGTTCAAGCAATGTGTATGTAAGATTGCGTTTGTTTAGCCAGATGGTTTTCATTTCTGATTAGgtaaaagaagaaggaaaaatctGAGTGTAAGCGATTCTGCACACTAATACGCCTatccattcaatatgattggtcagaaagtagattttattgaaaacagtgctaatttgaatttagaatatgaaggcaatAAAATTAGTACACAGATTGGTATGCAAATTTGTttgtacatagcaaaactcaaagAAGAATAGTGGTCCACATGGTGGATTCTGGGTACATTTTAGTCACTACCCATATGTGGAGGACAACTCTAAATTTAATGGgtccatcaataaatttattttttcttgggaTTATTATCATTGAAACCACGTCAGGAGTAACCCCACCACTTGATAATTTGATTATAGTAAATAGAATTACATCCTTCGAGTATAGGCGCCAATTTAGTGCATTTTTTCATGTTAAgtgtagagaagttggtaccattAAGatcctgtttggatagtgagatgagataaaatgattttagatagagagataagatgagatgagatagttttagatgaaaattaaaaattaaataaagtattgttagaatattattttttaatattattattgttttgagatttgaaaaagttgaattatttattatattttgtaaggaaatttgagaaagttgtaatgatgagatgagatgagatgagatgaaaccgtttttGTATCGAAACGGAGCCTTAAATTTCAGATAAAACATTACTTAACTAGCTAAAGTCTCCAAATGTGTATAACAAAAACAGTAACAAATAGATTTCACACGTTTATTGTGAATGAGATGCACCAGCAATGGCATGGCTTTCACATGGGTGGAACTGCATGTCAATTTGGTCAAGTTCAGAGTCTGCATCCCACACATTGAAATCAGTCTATTATGACTAAAGGTAAATGTGAATCCATGATACAAGTTGAATGAGTAGTAAGAGGTTAATTAGGCAGTAAAGGGTTGTTGCATACAAGACTTATTACGGCACAAGTTCTTCCTTGTTCTTGATTTTTGAATATCTAGTTAGAATAAGTAGGATCACCTTGAATTTCATAAACCTACTAATTCAGCTAGAACAACTGCTTGAAGTTTATAAAGCTAATATAcagataataattaagtaaatagcAAAGGCGTGAAGGTTTTTTCTTGAGTCGGGGAGAGGGGTCGAATCCAAGACCTCCATTTTGAAGGTTTGTGTGTTATGTCATCAGGTCATATGCCTTTGGGAGGGCATGCAGGTTTGGAACCCTATATGAGGGGCGTTTTCTTTCAACTTGATTTTGATGTAAATTCTATATTCCTATTTATCAGAGTTGTAATTACATGTTTTTGTAAGGAACACAAATGCGACAATGCTACGATACGATGGCAATGTTGTGTTTGTGGATATAATGAAGTTAGAGAAAGAACCTATAAATCTAATGtgatttcttattaaaattagttggatattttctttatatcgAGGATAAAATGAATACGAAGGAGCTTCATTGCCTTCGAAAGTGTGCTCTTTATCCAGCACTAGTTGGAGCATATTAGTTGAGAAGTCTAGCAGCAAGAAGAGATCTTATAGCAGGGGACTCTAGCAGTAGTTGTTATCAACTTATCATCTTATCACTTGTCACCTTCTTATCATTTAtaacctatttattatttattcttaattgTAGGGAGTTTAGTATTGGGTTGTTATGTCGGTTGTTGCCTTCATGTAGGTCTATTTAATTAGgcactattaattaataaagctGTTGGTTTGtcaatttgttattttagtACTGTAAGAGGGTTCATTGTTAACGCCTTGAAAAGAGTCCAGGTAGGTAAGAGTGGTATCCAGAGTCATGCTACCAAATAATTGGGAGGCCTAGTTTTCCTCAAAAGAAACCAGAAAGGAGGTCCGGTTTCCCTCGAATGAAACCATAAATACCAGAGTGCGCAAGAGCCAGCCAACCATAGGTTGAAAAAAGAACAAACTCGTAGTTTTTCCAGATTTTCCTGTTGTTTCTTGGCCTGTTACGAGGTAATTTTAACAGCAATAGCAGCAATATACCATGGAGGGAAGAGTTTCACACCTAGAGCAATCAATGAAGCCATTATCAGAAAAGCAGCAACTGTTGATAGAAAGGGTGACGAAAGTATTCTAGTTGTTATCAACCAAACCAAAACATGAAGTTTGGGAGAACTCTAACAACACGTAGGAGAGTAGAGGACCCCAAAATACTCAGCTCTATCAACAACAAATGCAAATAATGGTGAAACTTGAGTTTCCGTGATTCAATGGAGCAAAGGATCCAACAAGCTTGGCATGTCGGACGGAACAATTTTTGGGTACCAAAGGACACCACCTGAAGTGCCATTAGCCTCTTTCCACCTAAAAGGAGAAGCCCAACTTTGGTTTCAACTCctaaaaaaagaaggaagagagatAACTGGAAGGATCTCTTGAGAGGGTTGCATGCATGTTATGGACCTGCTCAACTGCTTGATCCATTTGGTGAGTTCACGAAGTTGCAACAAGAGCGTTCTCTATGCGAGTACCAAAGCCGACTTGAAACACTATTGACCAAGATAGGAGTTCTATTGCCTCAAAGATAGGTCAGTGCATTTGTAAGTGGCCCTAAGGAGTCTATTACAGCAAATGGGATGGCAGCAAGGCCATTAGCGGTAGTGAGGTTAGCAAGAATTTATGTGATTGGGACTAATGCCTTGCGAAAGTCAACTTGAAGGAAACCTAAGAGAATGTCGGAGACACTCATGGGGGAGATATGAAGACAGTGCTGCTTTTCAAATGACCCCAACAGAGCTTTGAGAACGACAAGAAAAAGGCTTGTGTTTCAAATGCAATGATAAGTATGGGCTGGGGCACAAGTGTAAAAGGTTGTTCATGATTGAAGCATGTCAAGTAGAGGATGAAGATGGAAATACCGAAATGGAAGAGAATGGAAGTGAGAGTGAATCAgtgatctacttttttttaacagaacCGGTGATGTACTTGCATGCTCTATCAGGCGTAAAAGCACTGGACACCATGAGAGTGGAAGGTCATATTGGCCTTGAGTCAATGGAGATCTTGATAGACTCAGTGAGTTCTCACTACTTCATGAACAAGGTAGTGGCATACTCTTAGGGGTTAAAATCCAACTTGGAGGGAAGTCTTGAAGTCATGGTGGTGTCAGgggagaaaatgaaattttttggcAAATGCCACCGTAACTCTAATTCTACAAGGGTGTAcctttattaattaatgatatatgtCTTGGCTCTAGTGGGGTTTGAAGTGGTGCTAGGAGTACATTGGCTTCGAAAATTGGGGTTAATATTGTGGGATTTTTACAAATTGGAGATGGATTTTCAATGGGGTAGGAAGTACTTCAAGTTGCAGGGAATTAAGagttcaaagaaaaataaatagggaGTAATTGTTGTTGACTGGGAATAAAGAGGGGAGATTGTCAACTTAATGGGGAAAAGGGGGAAGGGGATGAGACTGAATCACAAAGAGAAGTAGCTAGGAAACCATTGAAGcatgaggaggagaaggaagaaCAATAAAAAAGGCTCATTGAGAAACATCAGATTGTTTTTGTGAGGACCGGAAGAGATCCCCTCCTAAGGACAAAAGGCGAGTGACAAGGAGATGATCAAGCGAGCGGCACTACGTAGAAAGCCTCGTAGACACGGTTCAACACCGGGGATAAAGGACTTTTTGCCCTACGCCAGGTGAGCAACTAATGTGTTGACCATATTAGGGGAGCAACGGGTAAGGACAAGCTCGATGAAGATATAGGAGATTTTTTAGATAACACAGAGGTGCTCAGTGGGAGGAATGTGTCTTACACAATGGCCCATACTCTGTAAGAGATGTCACATCTAGATTGAGCTTGTGGAAAAAAG is drawn from Juglans regia cultivar Chandler chromosome 5, Walnut 2.0, whole genome shotgun sequence and contains these coding sequences:
- the LOC108987031 gene encoding P-loop NTPase domain-containing protein LPA1 homolog 1-like → MAEVAKVLYIVVEDVEDKREKERESFRYTRPVLQSTLQLMGCKARHAFKISQRVFELIRSENPCDPLLPEVMSTSMLDASVGLEKLNGCPTSNCLGKTKAGSHLVAVRDERIQGVPFELYKRRKTVVIRRETFLNVVCDALAEYKYVGPNQRADLVLACRIRERKESVTILLCGTSGCGKSTLSALLGSRLGITTVISTDSIRHMMRSFVDEKQNPLLWASTYHAGEFLDPVAVAEAKARRKAKKLAGITHSVPKDELANGSTTEISDTRSSKVGSSPTELISPKQMAVEGFKAQSEMVIDSLDRLITGWEERKESVVVEGVHLSLNFVMGLMKKHPSIIPFMIYITNEDKHLERFAVRAKYMTLDPAKNKYVKYIRNIRTIQEYLCKRADKHFVPKINNTNVDRSVAAIHATVFSCLRRCEAGEQLYDPTTNTVTVIDEEYRNQCAANSLSSKGMFQLIQRKGSSRDLMALVNTDGSVAKAWPVDSVDSNGKPILGHGTQIGKAELVNLQFGLYGISAWPSDGGTSRAGSVDESRADGTDTGSRYLSSCCSSPRMSDGPSKELKEELSVHGSDEEVDDPAEAGSDDDLSDVDHEDVLEEIGSVDEESTKSDEEYEDLAMQDMQENGYWSDNDKEAKDKLAPVSKDQNLELYHRTKSEPLSELCSYPLLVEKNERIMPSGNLKMRTRSLSIPALKKHGSFVGGPILSGAPQG